Genomic window (Pseudomonas sp. MM211):
GGCCACGGCCTGATCTTCCGGCTCATCAAGGGTATGAATCTGCGTATTGCCGTCGGCGCCATCGACTTCCACGTGGCCCATGCCAACATTTTTCAGATCATCAAGCTGCCAGCCCTGATCCTGCCACCAATAGAAACAGGCGCTTCCCACCCCCACCAGTAACAGGAAACTGACCAGGCGCAGGATGCTCTGCGAGTACCGCGTCGGCTCTTCGATATGGCCGAGTGCATGCACGCTGCTGCCAATGGCATTGCTGCCCGTGAATTGGTCGAAATCGGCAACCAGCGGCGCTTGCTCCAGACCCAGCAGCTTTGCATAGGCACGGATGTAGCCACGGGCGAATGTATTACCCGGCAGCTTATCGAATTCGCCAGCTTCCAATTGGGTCAGGCGCATTGGCGTGAGATTGAGCTGAGTCGCGACTTCCGCAACCGACCAGCCCCTGCTCTCACGTGCCGCACGCAGTGCTTCACCAGGATTGACGTGATGAGCTGCTGCAACTTCAGGTTGGGCCGCTTTCATCTTTGCTCCGACAGATATTGCTGATATTCCGGCGTACCGGGATAAAGACGCTTCAACTGCAAACCGATGCTGGCGGCACGGTCACGATCCTCGAAGATCGTGGCCAGGCGCGCGCCCAACAACAGGCTGCGGGCGTTCTGCTCGGCGATGGCGCTGTAGCCGTCGTAGTAGCTACGCGCCGGAACATATTGTTTGTCCTCAAAGGAGAGGGTAGCCATCTCGAGCAGCGCCCGTGGCTGACGGCTGTCCAGGCGCAGCGAACGCTCGAAATAGCCTTTGGCCTCATCACGCTGCTTGAGCATCATGGCGGTCATGCCCATGTTCTCGAACACACGGGCGCGCTCCGGATAGAGACTGTCTTCGGCGGCAAGGCTGTAACGCTCGAACGCTTCCTTGTAGCGCTTCTGTTCGAACAGAAAACCGGCGTAATTGTTCAACAGGCGGGCGTCTTTCGAGTTTTTCGACAACGATTTACGAAAGTGCTCGTCGGCCAGCTTAGGCTCCATTTCGCGCTGGAACACCAGGGCCAGCACCGCATGTGCATCGGGAGCGGACGAGTCGATATTCAGCGCGTTCTTCAACGGCACCTTGGCCGGCCCCGTTTGCCCCTGCTGCAAATAACCAATGCCGAGCTGGACGAATGAATCGTAAGCCTTCTTACGGCCCTCGGATGTTTTCATCGGGTCGACATCACCGGTGGAAACACAGGCGGTGAGCAGACTTGCACTCAGCAGAAACAGCAGGGAACGCAGCACGGTCATGGAGATCCTCTCAGGTACGACTGACGGCAGGACGCGGAGTATCCGCATCGCCGTTCAGTTGGCGCACGGCAATATAACGTTCGCTGCGACGGGTGCGGTCCATTACCTGGCCAACCAGTTGCCCGCACGCCGCGTCGATATCTTCACCACGGGTGGTGCGCACCGTGACGTTGTGACCGGCTTTTTGCAAGAGTTCCTGGAAACGGCGAATGGCGTTATTGCTCGGGCGCTCATAACCCGAATGGGGGAACGGGTTGAACGGAATCAGGTTGATCTTGCAGGGCATGTCCGCCAGCAGCGCGACCATCTGCTCGGCGTGCTCGAGTTTATCGTTCACGTCCTTGAGCAGGGTGTACTCGATTGTCAGCACACGTTTCTCGCCAAGACGGGAGACGTAACGCTTGCAGGCGGCCAGCAGCATTTCCAGCGGATACTTCTTGTTGATCGGTACCAATTGGCTGCGCAGCTCGTCGTTCGGTGCGTGCAGCGACAGCGCCAGAGACACGTCGATCACTTCACCCAGCTTGTCGATCATCGGCACCACGCCGGAGGTCGACAGGGTCACCTTGCGCTTGGAGATGCCGTAGCCGAGGTCGTCCATCATGATTTTCATGGCGGCGACGACGTTGTCGAAGTTCAGCAGCGGCTCGCCCATGCCCATCATCACCACATTGGTGACGGCACGATCGATCTTCGCCGGCACGCTGCCGAACGATTTGCAGGCGATCCACACCTGGCCAATGATCTCGGCCGCGGTGAGGTCGCTGTTGAAACCTTGCTTGCCCGTGGAGCAGAAACTGCAGTCCAGGGCACAGCCGGCTTGCGAGGAAACGCAAAGAGTGCCACGCCCACCTTGGGGGATGTACACGGTTTCCACACAGCTACCCGACGCCACACGCACGACCCACTTGCGGGTGCCATCGGTAGAAATATCTTCGCTGACCACTTCGGGCCCGCGAATGTAGGCAGCGGCCTCGAGCTTCTCGCGCAAGGCCTTGCCGACGTTGGTCATGGCGGCGAAATCATCGACGCCAAAGTGGTGAATCCACTTCATGACCTGACCGGCACGAAAGCGCTTCTCTCCGAGACTGTCGAAGAACTGCTCCATTTCCGGCTGGGTCAGGCCCAGCAGGTTGATTTTGCCATTCGTGTCGATCATGACGTCACCTTCGCACGCTTCGCCTTAGCGAATGCGAGCGTTTACCTCAGTAGCGGAGAAGAAGTAAGCGATTTCGCGAGCAGCGGAAGCTTCCGAGTCGGAACCGTGAACAGCGTTCTCGTCGATGGAAACAGCGAAGTCAGCACGGATGGTGCCGGCAGCAGCTTCTTTCGGGTTGGTAGCGCCCATCAGCTCACGGTTCTTGGCGATGGCGTTTTCGCCTTCCAGAACCTGCACGATGACCGGACCGGAAGTCATGAATGCAACCAGATCCTTGAAGAAACCGCGCTCGCTGTGCTCGGCGTAGAAGCCAGCAGCTTCGCGCTCGGACAGTTGCAGTTGCTTGGAAGCAACGATACGCAGACCAGCTTCTTCGAAGCGAGTGGTGATCTGGCCGATAACGTTTTTAGCGACGGCATCAGGCTTGATGATGGAGAAAGTGCGTTGAACAGCCATGTGAAACTCCAGAAACGGTGGATTAAAGCCAAAAATTAAACCCGCGAATTATACGCGGGTTCCAGTCAAAAGCATAAGAGCGGTGCCCGTACTGGCACTCACTCCTCACATCCGGGCCGGCAAAAAGCCGCCCTGACGCGTTATTGCGATTCTTCGATCCACGCAGCCTGAATGGCTTCGAGTACCTTTTCGCCGCCACGTTGCGGGTCGTCGGAAAACTCCGGCAGCTCGACCACCCAGCGATGCAACTGGACAAAATTCACGTAACGGGGATCGACCTCCGGCTTGCCGTCGGCGAGCTGGATAGCGATCTCGAGAACATCAACCCATTTCAGGCTCATACGTGGGCTTCCTGATCAGTGCGGCGCTTCGGCGGCGTGGTTGAGCGAGTACTTGGGGATTTCGACGGTGATGTCTTCTTCACCCACGATAGCCTGACAGGCGAGACGCGACTGAGCTTCCAAGCCCCAGGCCTTATCGAGGTAATCCTCTTCGAGCTCGTCGGCTTCGTTCAGCGAGTCGAAACCTTCACGCACAACGCAGTGGCAGGTGGTACAGGCACACACGCCACCACAGGCGCTTTCCATCTCGATATGGTGCTCGTGGGCAAGCTCCAGAATGGAAGTACCAGGCTGAGCCTCCACCACCAGCCCTTCCGGACAGAATTTCTCGTGGGGCAGAAAAATTACCTGAGGCATCAGTTATTCCTCGATCTCATTCAGGTTGCGCCCGGCCAGCGCGGCTTTCACCGTCAGATCCATGCGGCGGGCTGCAAAAGCATCGGTCACTTGCGACAGACGCTTGGTCTGCTGCTCGATGGCCACGCCATCGGTACCGGTCAACAAATCACGTAGTTCCTGCATTTGCAGGTCGATCACCATGCGCTCTTCGGCATCCAGCAGCCGCTCGCCATCGACCTGCAGGGCAGCCTCGACCGCCTCGACCAGACGCTGGGCGTCGACCTGCTGCTCGCGCAGCGCGCGGGCGGCCTTGTCGCCACCCGCATGCTGGAAGGAGTCCTTGAGCATGCGCGCCACCTCACCATCGGTAAGGCCGTAGGACGGCTTGACCTGGATACTGGCTTCGACGCCCGACGCGAGCTCGCGGGCACTTACGCTGAGCAGACCATCGGCATCCACCTGGAAGGTCACGCGGATCTTCGCCGCGCCAGCCACCATTGGCGGAATACCGCGCAACTCGAAACGCGCCAGGGAGCGGCAATCGCTGATCAGCTCGCGCTCACCCTGCAGCACATGGATCATCATGGCGCTCTGGCCATCTTTGTAAGTAGTGAATTCCTGCGCACGAGCCACCGGAATCGTGGTGTTGCGCGGAATCACCTTCTCCATCAGCCCACCCATGGTTTCCAGCCCCAGGGACAATGGGATGACGTCCAGCAGTAGCAATTCTTCGCCGTCTGCACGGCGATTGCCGGCAAGGGCATCGGCCTGGATTGCCGCACCAATGGCGACCACCTGATCCGGGTCGATATCGGTCAGCGGCTGACGGCCAAACAGCTCGCCGACCGCTTCACGCACACGCGGTACACGAGTAGAACCACCGACCATGACCACGGCACCGACATCTTCGACTTCGACACCGGAATCACGTACGGCACGGCGGCAGGCTTTCAGACTGCGCGCCACCATCGGTTCGACCAGCGCCTGAAAATCCGCGCGGGACAACACGCCACGCCACTGACCATGCACGACCTCGACGCTCTCGGCATCAGTCAGTGCTTCCTTGGCGGCACAGGCGGTCTGCAGCAGGCTGCGCTGGGCACCCGGCGCGATATCGGCGGACAAACCAGCCTGCTCGACGATCCAGCCAGCGATTGCATGGTCGAAATCGTCACCACCCAAAGCACTGTCGCCACCGGTAGCCAGCACCTCGAACACGCCACCGGTCAAACGCAGAATGGAGATATCGAAGGTGCCGCCGCCCAGGTCGTAGATCGCCACCACGCCTTCGGCGTTCTGGTCGAGACCATAGGCGACCGCGGCAGCGGTGGGCTCGTTGAGCAGACGCAGCACGCTCAGGCCAGCCAAACGCGCAGCATCCTTGGTGGCTTGGCGCTGGGAGTCGTCGAAATAGGCCGGCACGGTGATCACCGCCCCGACCAGTTCGCCACCCAGGGTCGCCTCTGCGCGCTGACGCAAAACACGGAGGATGTCGGCGGACACTTCCACAGGGCTTTTCAGCCCCTGCACGGTGTCGATGAAGGGCATGTGCGACTCGCCGGCGACGAAGCGGTAAGGCAGTTGCTCACCCAATTGTTTCACATCGGCAAGGCCACGGCCCATCAGGCGTTTGACCGACAGGATGCTGTTGAAGGGGTCGCTGGCGGCATCACGACGGGCCGTTTCACCGACCTCGACGCGATCGGCGTGATAACGCACGGCCGAGGGCAGAATCAAGCGCCCTTCACTGTCCGGCAGCGGCTCGCTGACGCCGCTGCGCACGGCAGCGACCAGGGAATTGGTGGTGCCCAGATCGATCCCTACAGCCAGACGACGCTGGTGTGGTTGTGGGCTCTGTCCGGGCTCAGCAATCTGCAATAAAGCCATAGGTAGTCGGTGCTTATCTGGGTATCAGGCACGGCCACGGCAGCCGTACGTACATTAATCGTCGAGGCGCTCTTCCAGCTGGCGCACCTCGTGGGAAAGCTTGTCGAGGAACTGCATGCGGCGCATCAGGCGTTCAGCCTCTTCTCGGCGCGCATTGTCCTCCCAAGCCTCGGCGAAGCTATCGTTGAGGTTTTGCTTGGCGATCTTCAAACGTCCCTTGAACGCAGCAACCCCCGCCAGATCAGCGTCGTCTTGCAACTCTTCGAGTTCTTCGCGCCACTGCATCTGCTGCATGAGGAAGTCAGCATCCTGCACAGTCACTTCCAACGGCAGCTCGGGACCACGCATCGCAAGCAGATAACGGGCCCGCCGCGAATCACTCTTGAGCGTGCTATAGGCCTCGTTAAGGCTTGCCGAACGCTCAAGCGCCAGACGCTGCTCACGCTCAGAAGCGTCAGCAAAGCGATCGGGATGCACGCTACGAGCAAGCTCGCGGTAGCGGGCCGCCAACTGATCAAGATCCAGACGAAAACTCGGCTGCAACTCGAACAGGGCGAAGTGACAGGGGCCAGAACTGCTCATCAGATGTTAAAGCTTTCGCCGCAACCGCACTCGCCACGGACATTCGGGTTGCTGAACTTGAAGCCTTCGTTCAACCCTTCCTTGACGAAATCCAGCTCGGTACCGTCGAGGTAGACCAGGCTTTTGGGATCGATGATCACCTTGACGCCATGGCTCTCGAACACCTGATCTTCGCTGGCGGTCTCATCGACGAACTCCAGTACGTAAGCCAAGCCGGAGCAGCCCGTGGTGCGAACACCCAGACGGATACCCTCACCCTTACCACGCCCGTCGAGCGAACGACGAATATGCTGGGCAGCGGCTGGAGTCATGCTGATGGTCATCGACGAACCTCCTTAGAGCAAACCTTTCTTCTGTTTGTAATCGCGTACGGCTGCCTTGATGGCGTCCTCAGCGAGTACCGAACAGTGAATCTTCACGGGTGGCAGTGCCAATTCTTCGGCAAGCTGGGTGTTCTTGATGGTCTCTGCCTCGTCCAGCGTCTTGCCCTTCATCCACTCAGTGGCCAGGGAACTGGAAGCGATGGCGGAGCCACAGCCGTAGGTCTTGAACTTGGCGTCCTCAATAACACCCTGCTCGTTGACCTTGATCTGCAGACGCATCACGTCGCCGCAGGCCGGCGCGCCGACCATGCCGGTGCCGACATCAGGATCTTCCGCGTTCATCTTGCCGACGTTGCGCGGGTTCTCGTAGTGGTCGATGACCTTTTCGCTGTAAGCCATGTTATGAATCCTCTTTCATCAGGCGCCGCTCACCGGCAGCTTTTAGTGTGCTGCCCATTCCACTTTGGAAATGTCGACACCTTCTTTGAACATATCCCAGAGCGGCGACAGTTCGCGCAGCTTGGTGACCGCCTCGCGTACTTTCTCCGCGGCGTAATCGACTTCTTCTTCGGTGGTGAAGCGACCGAAGGTGAAGCGAATCGAGCTGTGCGCCAGTTCGTCGTTGCGGCCAAGAGCGCGCAGCACGTAGGAAGGCTCCAGAGAGGCCGAGGTACAGGCCGAACCGGACGATACCGCCAGATCCTTGAGGGCCATGATCAACGACTCGCCTTCGACGTAGTTGAAGCTGAGGTTCAGGTTGTGCGGTACACGG
Coding sequences:
- a CDS encoding RodZ domain-containing protein, with the translated sequence MKAAQPEVAAAHHVNPGEALRAARESRGWSVAEVATQLNLTPMRLTQLEAGEFDKLPGNTFARGYIRAYAKLLGLEQAPLVADFDQFTGSNAIGSSVHALGHIEEPTRYSQSILRLVSFLLLVGVGSACFYWWQDQGWQLDDLKNVGMGHVEVDGADGNTQIHTLDEPEDQAVAAAQTQGATELPLPSIPAEQSGDSVDTTPEATASELLEQNPPATQTEPANAAQAPAQSGTPAAPATPATPVAPAASAPAPAAAQPQAPVAAGEGLVSLKFTADCWIQVTDANGKVVASGLKRAGDSLDARGQAPLELRLGFARGAQVSYNGAAVDVTPHISGETARLKLGGQ
- the pilW gene encoding type IV pilus biogenesis/stability protein PilW — its product is MTVLRSLLFLLSASLLTACVSTGDVDPMKTSEGRKKAYDSFVQLGIGYLQQGQTGPAKVPLKNALNIDSSAPDAHAVLALVFQREMEPKLADEHFRKSLSKNSKDARLLNNYAGFLFEQKRYKEAFERYSLAAEDSLYPERARVFENMGMTAMMLKQRDEAKGYFERSLRLDSRQPRALLEMATLSFEDKQYVPARSYYDGYSAIAEQNARSLLLGARLATIFEDRDRAASIGLQLKRLYPGTPEYQQYLSEQR
- the rlmN gene encoding 23S rRNA (adenine(2503)-C(2))-methyltransferase RlmN yields the protein MIDTNGKINLLGLTQPEMEQFFDSLGEKRFRAGQVMKWIHHFGVDDFAAMTNVGKALREKLEAAAYIRGPEVVSEDISTDGTRKWVVRVASGSCVETVYIPQGGRGTLCVSSQAGCALDCSFCSTGKQGFNSDLTAAEIIGQVWIACKSFGSVPAKIDRAVTNVVMMGMGEPLLNFDNVVAAMKIMMDDLGYGISKRKVTLSTSGVVPMIDKLGEVIDVSLALSLHAPNDELRSQLVPINKKYPLEMLLAACKRYVSRLGEKRVLTIEYTLLKDVNDKLEHAEQMVALLADMPCKINLIPFNPFPHSGYERPSNNAIRRFQELLQKAGHNVTVRTTRGEDIDAACGQLVGQVMDRTRRSERYIAVRQLNGDADTPRPAVSRT
- the ndk gene encoding nucleoside-diphosphate kinase, with translation MAVQRTFSIIKPDAVAKNVIGQITTRFEEAGLRIVASKQLQLSEREAAGFYAEHSERGFFKDLVAFMTSGPVIVQVLEGENAIAKNRELMGATNPKEAAAGTIRADFAVSIDENAVHGSDSEASAAREIAYFFSATEVNARIR
- the iscX gene encoding Fe-S cluster assembly protein IscX yields the protein MSLKWVDVLEIAIQLADGKPEVDPRYVNFVQLHRWVVELPEFSDDPQRGGEKVLEAIQAAWIEESQ
- the fdx gene encoding ISC system 2Fe-2S type ferredoxin, which produces MPQVIFLPHEKFCPEGLVVEAQPGTSILELAHEHHIEMESACGGVCACTTCHCVVREGFDSLNEADELEEDYLDKAWGLEAQSRLACQAIVGEEDITVEIPKYSLNHAAEAPH
- the hscA gene encoding Fe-S protein assembly chaperone HscA, with the translated sequence MALLQIAEPGQSPQPHQRRLAVGIDLGTTNSLVAAVRSGVSEPLPDSEGRLILPSAVRYHADRVEVGETARRDAASDPFNSILSVKRLMGRGLADVKQLGEQLPYRFVAGESHMPFIDTVQGLKSPVEVSADILRVLRQRAEATLGGELVGAVITVPAYFDDSQRQATKDAARLAGLSVLRLLNEPTAAAVAYGLDQNAEGVVAIYDLGGGTFDISILRLTGGVFEVLATGGDSALGGDDFDHAIAGWIVEQAGLSADIAPGAQRSLLQTACAAKEALTDAESVEVVHGQWRGVLSRADFQALVEPMVARSLKACRRAVRDSGVEVEDVGAVVMVGGSTRVPRVREAVGELFGRQPLTDIDPDQVVAIGAAIQADALAGNRRADGEELLLLDVIPLSLGLETMGGLMEKVIPRNTTIPVARAQEFTTYKDGQSAMMIHVLQGERELISDCRSLARFELRGIPPMVAGAAKIRVTFQVDADGLLSVSARELASGVEASIQVKPSYGLTDGEVARMLKDSFQHAGGDKAARALREQQVDAQRLVEAVEAALQVDGERLLDAEERMVIDLQMQELRDLLTGTDGVAIEQQTKRLSQVTDAFAARRMDLTVKAALAGRNLNEIEE
- the hscB gene encoding co-chaperone HscB, producing the protein MSSSGPCHFALFELQPSFRLDLDQLAARYRELARSVHPDRFADASEREQRLALERSASLNEAYSTLKSDSRRARYLLAMRGPELPLEVTVQDADFLMQQMQWREELEELQDDADLAGVAAFKGRLKIAKQNLNDSFAEAWEDNARREEAERLMRRMQFLDKLSHEVRQLEERLDD
- the iscA gene encoding iron-sulfur cluster assembly protein IscA, which gives rise to MTISMTPAAAQHIRRSLDGRGKGEGIRLGVRTTGCSGLAYVLEFVDETASEDQVFESHGVKVIIDPKSLVYLDGTELDFVKEGLNEGFKFSNPNVRGECGCGESFNI
- the iscU gene encoding Fe-S cluster assembly scaffold IscU; its protein translation is MAYSEKVIDHYENPRNVGKMNAEDPDVGTGMVGAPACGDVMRLQIKVNEQGVIEDAKFKTYGCGSAIASSSLATEWMKGKTLDEAETIKNTQLAEELALPPVKIHCSVLAEDAIKAAVRDYKQKKGLL